The genomic window CTCGTCGGCCGCTACCAGCACATGGACATGAGCAGCAACGTGTTCAGCGCCGGCCTCGCGGACCCCAACCTCTGGGCGAACCGCGTCGAGATCGTGGACCTGGGCTTCAACTGGCACATCAACCAGTACTTGAAGTTCTATTTCGAGTGGGAGCACGCGATGTTCAACCAGCCCGTCGAGTTCTCCCCCGGCAGGTACCAGATCAACAGCGACCTGTTCCTGGCCCGCATGCAGCTCTATTTCTGACCGGGGGGCGGACGTCCGGACCGTCGCGGTGCGACACCCGGCCGGCGACCCGCGACCGGACTTGTCGGGCAGCTCCCCCTGGTACTATGGTACAGGATGCCATGCCGCCTGTTTGAGGAGTCGAGCACCGATCCGGGAGCCGCCGCGTGAACATCGCCTCTTCGTCCAGGGGGGCCGTCCCCCTCCTTTCGCTCTCGCTCTCGTTCTCGCTCGCCTGCATGCTGGCCGCCGTATCGGGCCCCGGCCTGCGGGCCGACGACGAGCCCGCCGCCGCCGTGAAGCTCGGCCTGCACCGCGGCCCGGACGGCCGCGACCTGGACCTGACGGCCGCCCCCGACGGCATCACGGTCCTCCTCTTCTATTCGCCCGAATGCCCGATCTCCAACGCCTACAGCCCGACGCTGGCGGCGCTCGTGGACGACTACAAGTCGAAGCCGGTGAAGTGGGCCGGCGTGTGCGTCGATCCGGAGATGGGCGACAAGGACATCCTGGAGCACGCCCGCGATTTCGGCCTCAAGTTCCCGGTCCTGCGCGACCCGCGTGGCTCGCTCGCGCGGAAAGTCGGTGCCACCGTCACGCCCGAGGCCTTCGTGATCGACGACGCCGGCAAGGTCCGCTATCACGGCCGGATCGACGGGCAGTTCGCGAAGCGGGGAGTGCGGAATGCCAACCCCGCCGGCAACGAGCTGAAGGACGCGATCGCGGCGGTCCTCGGCGGCAGGCCCGTCGCCCAGCCGTTCGTCGCGGCGGTCGGCTGCCCGATCCCGCTTCCGAAGGAGGCCGACGCGCATCCGTCCTACAGCAAGGACGTTTCCCGCATCCTCCAGCAGAATTGCCAGGAATGCCACCGCAAGGGCCAGGTCGGCCCGTTCCCGCTGGAGACCTACGATCAGGCCAGGAAGCGCGCGGCCGACATCGCCTCCGTGGCCGAGGACCGCTCCATGCCGCCGTGGAAGGCCGCGCCCGGGATCGGGCCGAAGTTCAAGCACGACCGCTCCCTCACCCCCGGGGACATCGCGACGCTGATGTCCTGGGCCGAGGCCGGCGCGCCGGAGGGCAACCCGGCCGACCTGCCGGCCCCTCGCCGCTTCCCGACCGATTGGGTGATCGAGGGGGGCCCCGACCTGATCCTCGACATCGGCACCGACTTCGAGGTCCCGGCGGCCGGCGGCGACATCTATCGCTGCTTCGTCGTGCCCGTGAGCCTCCCGGCCGATCAATATGTCTCCGGCATCGAATACCAGCCGGGCAACCGCCGCGTCGTCCACCACGTGCTCTCCTACGTCGACGTGTCGGGCGAGGCCCGCAAGCGCGACGAGGCCGAGCCCGGCCCCGGCTATACGTGCTTCTCCGGGCCCGGGATCGAGGTCGTCGGCGACCTCGGCGGCTGGGCGCCCGGCAACCAGCCGACCCAGCTCGAGGACGGCATCGGCCGGGCCCTGCCGGCGAAGTGCGACGTGGTGATCCAGGTCCACTACCATCCCAGCGGCAAGCCGGAGACCGACCGCACGCGGATCGGCCTCCGCTTCGCCCGCAAGCCGATCCGCCAGGTCCTCCACTGGAACGCGGCGCTGAACACCGACATGAAGGTCCCGGCGGGCGAGTCCAACGCCGAGGTCCAGGCCTCCTGGCCGGTCCCCACGGACCTGCTCGCCCACGCCGTCGTCCCCCACATGCACCTGCTGGGCAAGGACATGCGGATGACCGTCACGTTCCCGGACGGCAAGACCCAGGACCTCGTGCAGATCAATGACTGGGACTTCAACTGGCAATACGCCTACTATTTCGAGAGCCCGATCGAGCTCCCCAAGGGCTCGATCGTCAAGGTCGTCGCCCACTACGACAACTCGGACTCGAATCCTCGCAACCCGAACAAGGTGCCGCACGAGGTGAAATGGGGCGAGGCCACGACCGATGAGATGTGCATCGGCTTCATCGCTGTCACCAAGAAGGGGCAGGACCTGACTCGCCCCGGCGAGAAGGATGACCTGAACGACATCTTCAAGGCCCAGTCGGAGGGCTACGAGAAGAAACGCGCGGAGGGCCGCAGGCCTCGACGCGACGGCTGAGCGGGGGCGGCAGCGGGCGCGGCCATCGTCCCGCGGGCGCCATCCGCCAGTCGGCCCGGGGGCGTCCGCCGGAGCCGCACCCAGAGCATGCCGGCCAGCGCCAGCAGGCCGATGCTGATGATCTGGGAGATGGTCATCCCGGCGATCAGCGCGTCGTCGTCGCCCCGAAGCGACTCGATCGGCCAGCGGGTGACCGCGTAGAGAACCATCATCCAGAACATGACCTCGCCGTCGCGTCGCCGGCGGGGGAAGAACCAGGTGAGGTAGGCCAGGATCAGGAGCCCGGCCAGCGCGCCGTAGAGCTGCGTCGGGTGGACGGGGAGCG from Aquisphaera giovannonii includes these protein-coding regions:
- a CDS encoding redoxin domain-containing protein encodes the protein MNIASSSRGAVPLLSLSLSFSLACMLAAVSGPGLRADDEPAAAVKLGLHRGPDGRDLDLTAAPDGITVLLFYSPECPISNAYSPTLAALVDDYKSKPVKWAGVCVDPEMGDKDILEHARDFGLKFPVLRDPRGSLARKVGATVTPEAFVIDDAGKVRYHGRIDGQFAKRGVRNANPAGNELKDAIAAVLGGRPVAQPFVAAVGCPIPLPKEADAHPSYSKDVSRILQQNCQECHRKGQVGPFPLETYDQARKRAADIASVAEDRSMPPWKAAPGIGPKFKHDRSLTPGDIATLMSWAEAGAPEGNPADLPAPRRFPTDWVIEGGPDLILDIGTDFEVPAAGGDIYRCFVVPVSLPADQYVSGIEYQPGNRRVVHHVLSYVDVSGEARKRDEAEPGPGYTCFSGPGIEVVGDLGGWAPGNQPTQLEDGIGRALPAKCDVVIQVHYHPSGKPETDRTRIGLRFARKPIRQVLHWNAALNTDMKVPAGESNAEVQASWPVPTDLLAHAVVPHMHLLGKDMRMTVTFPDGKTQDLVQINDWDFNWQYAYYFESPIELPKGSIVKVVAHYDNSDSNPRNPNKVPHEVKWGEATTDEMCIGFIAVTKKGQDLTRPGEKDDLNDIFKAQSEGYEKKRAEGRRPRRDG